A genome region from Deltaproteobacteria bacterium includes the following:
- a CDS encoding LemA family protein encodes MTPLFVFLAILAALVLWFVSIYNGLVRLRNVVDNAWAQIDVQLKRRHDLIPNLIETVKGYVGHERGTLEAVTKARTDAMRAQGPAEAGHAEAALSGALRGLMVNVERYPDLKASANFLALQEELSSTENKISFARQAYNDSVTRYNTQIQSIPANLVAGPAGFSARELFELTDAAERAVPQVKF; translated from the coding sequence ATGACGCCCCTCTTCGTTTTCCTCGCCATTCTAGCCGCACTGGTGCTTTGGTTCGTCTCGATCTACAACGGCCTCGTGCGCCTGCGCAACGTCGTCGACAACGCCTGGGCGCAGATCGACGTGCAGCTCAAGCGCCGCCACGATCTCATCCCCAACCTCATCGAAACCGTCAAGGGCTACGTGGGCCACGAACGCGGCACGCTCGAGGCCGTCACCAAGGCCCGCACCGACGCCATGCGCGCCCAAGGCCCGGCCGAAGCCGGCCATGCCGAAGCCGCCCTGTCCGGCGCCCTGCGCGGCCTCATGGTCAACGTCGAACGCTATCCGGACCTCAAGGCCTCGGCCAATTTCCTTGCGCTGCAAGAAGAACTGTCTTCCACCGAAAACAAGATTTCCTTCGCCCGCCAGGCCTACAACGACAGCGTCACCCGCTACAACACGCAGATCCAATCCATTCCGGCCAATCTGGTTGCGGGTCCCGCCGGCTTCTCCGCGCGCGAATTGTTCGAGCTGACGGATGCCGCGGAACGGGCCGTCCCGCAGGTGAAGTTTTAA